Genomic segment of Paenalkalicoccus suaedae:
AAAAGACGCTAGTTTATTTCTAAAAGGTATTAGTAAACACGTACGTGTTAGTGATGGAGATCATTTAATAGCAGGTTTTACCTATGTATGCCCACTTCTTAAGACACAGGGACAGCTTCCTACATTATTCTCCTCATCTTAACATTTTATCACAAGTTTCCACATATAAGAAAATAGAATTTGCCTGTTTTTTTCGACAACGGACAAAAACGAAAAAAACCGTGAAAAGTCACGGTTTTTAGGGAAGGCTTTTAGTTATTATTGATGCGTGCTAAGGTTCCTTCCACCCTTTCACTAATTAGGTTGTAATGGGCGCTTTTTTGACTGGACGTTCCGATTCCTGTACTTCACTTTCGTCGCTTCTCCCCCTCTAAGATGTCGAATCGCTTTATGGTAGTCGAGAATACTTTTCACCTCGTTATACAGCTCCGGATGTACTTCAGGAAGCCGCTCTGTTAAATCTTTATGCACCGTACTTTTTGATACCCCAAACTCTTTTGCTATCGTTCTGACCGTCTTTTTTGTTGCTACGATGTACCTTCCAATCTTGATCGTTCGCTCTTTGATGTAGTCATGCACATCCTTCGCCTCCTAATGTCGGCGCGCCATTAGCGCACACTCTCGTGATGTCGGTCTGATACATCGTATGAGAAAAGGAGGGAAGATAGACCGAGTGTTTAGAGGACAAGTGGAGGTAGCTTCGGCGCAAGTTGAATTGCAGAACTTTTTTTGCTAAGCATGTAAAAGCGTACGCGATTTTGTCCCTGCGTACGCTTTTTCCGTTCTACGTACGCAATCTCTCTTCTGCGTACGCGACACTCCTTACCTTAAAATTGCTAAGAGCCTTCTCACAAAAATCAAGAGTACCCTCATCATAACCACTGCACCCAAACGAAAAAAGCTCTCGAAGCTGGCAGATCCGGAGACCTGACAGCTCTGAGAGCTGCACGTAATCTTTATACTAGTTGGTTCTTAATTAACATAACGCGTGGTACTCACACCCTTACGGCGTAGGCTCTGATTCCGCCTCACTAGCTTCCCCTTCAGGAGCTGATGGCAACGACGTAATTGGCTGATCAATCGCATCCATCGGATTTAACGGAATACCATCTTTACGGATCTCAAAGTGCGCATGCACGCCCGCTTCCTCATTATATCTGTTGCGTCCAGCTTGACCGATTAC
This window contains:
- the spoIIID gene encoding sporulation transcriptional regulator SpoIIID → MHDYIKERTIKIGRYIVATKKTVRTIAKEFGVSKSTVHKDLTERLPEVHPELYNEVKSILDYHKAIRHLRGGEATKVKYRNRNVQSKKRPLQPN